In Paenibacillus durus, the DNA window ATCTGACTCCGTCCAATATTTATTTTTGCCAGGGAAACAACCGGTATGAACAAGCCTATTATTGTATTGGCGACGCGGAGCAGCTGCCTGTCCGCACGGAAAGCTGCGACTATGTGCTGAACGTTGAATCCTCGCATTTGTACCCGCACATCGAGCTTTTTTTTGATGAGACCTATCGTGTATTAAAGCCCGGAGGGACCTTCATGTACGCGGATATTATGAGCGCTTCCGACCTGCCGCGCTATGAAGCGCAGTGGCAAAAACTTGGCTTCCGCACCGCATTTATCCGGGATATTACCGGCAATATATTGCAATCGGGAGACGAGTCGCTGGGCAGCCGCCGGCAGGCGCTTGAAGGCTCCTTTGAAGGCGATAAACGGGTTATGGAATGGCTGGAGGCACCCGGCACGCAAAATCACACGGATATGATCGCCGGCCGCAGGGTGTTCAAAATTATTCATCTCGTGAAAGATGCCGTAGGCATCGAAGGTGCGGCAAGCCATGGCTAAGGAGGGGGAAGCAGTGAGCAGTGCTTGGCCAATCACTGGCATGAACTGGGCATGTCCGAGATGCAAGCTAACACTGAAGAAAAAGGCGGCTTCATTCGACTGTACGTCATGCGGGGCAAGCTACCCCTTGCAGGGCGGCTCGATTCCACACCTGCTATTGGAGAGTAACGCACAGGAACCGGTGGAGCATAAGGTGCAGAAGGTGGCGGTTAAAGAGATGTTTACGTCGTTTAACCAGGCCTTGGAGGAGAACGGCGTGTCGCGCTTCTCCACCTTTATCAATTGGGGGTATGCCGAGTCAAGCGATGAGAACGGCGGGGCAAGCAGCTTGCCGAGAGGAGTCAATCATCAATCGCTGCGGCTTCTGCAGGAGATCCTGAACGGAGTCGATGTGCAGGGGAAGGACGTGCTGGAGATCGCCTGCGGCAGGGGAGGCAATGTAAGGGCACTCTGCAAAAGCTATGGGCCGCGCACCGTCGCGGGACTTGATTTGACGGAAGCGAATATCGCTTTCTGTGCGGCTAGCAACCGGTATGAACAGGCAACGTTTTGCGTCGGTGACGCGGAAGAGCTCCCCATCCCTGATGCGTGCTGCGATATTGTGCTGAATATCGAATCCTCGGATCTTTATCCCCGGATCAACCGTTTCTATGATGAGGTATTCCGTGTGCTGAAGGCGGGAGGCGTGTTCGTATATGCGGATGATCTGGATGCGAATAAGTTCGAGGAAGGCGAAAGGTATTTGCTTGAGCTGGGTTTTGAAGTGTCGCTATCCCGCGATATCTCCGAGCATGTATTGCTCGCAAGCGATTTGGCCAGAGGCAGCCGTCTCGCAGCTCTAGGCGATACTCTTGGCAAGGAAAGCGCCGTATGGGAGACGATGGGCGTTCCCGGAACGCCGATTTACGATGATATGCGTGCGGGAAAGCGCAGGTACAAAATTCTGCACCTGGCAAAGAAGGCGTGAAGCGATGACGGCCTCCCAGTTGACCCTTACGGATATTCATGTATATATTCCTTCATTCCGGCCTTCTATCGATCAAGTCATCCAGGAAATCAACGAAGACGGCGTTTCTTTCCGCTTAAGCGCGGCGGAGTACAGAGACAGCGGCTTTGAGCATGTTCCCGTCGCAAGGGATGAAAGTCTGGAGCACATGATTGCCCGGGTGTGCGCGCCCATATTAAGCCAGGCAAGACGGGAAGGAATACGGCTCGGAGCGATTCTCTTCGCATGTGTCACGAGCGCCGGAGAACAGGCGCAGAGCCTGTTCTCCGGGCTGCTCCGCGAATATGGCTATGGTGAGACGCCGGTTATTCAGCCTGAGGAGTACGGCTGCGCCACCATTCATCTATCGCTTAATTTGGCAAAAGCTTATTTGGCTGCTGAAACGGACAACAACGCCGCTGTATTGTTTGTCGCTGCGGATAAAGCGATAAGCTCGCATCACCGCAGCGACTCCTATATGCTCTATGGGGATGCGGCAAGCGCCGCTCTATTCCGGGGGTCCGGTACCGAAGGGCAGCGGACGCTATCTACTCGGCTCAAAGTGGACGGCTTGGTATACGATGATTGTCCCGAACGGATTAAAATGTACTTTTCAACCTTTTATTTGGCTGTTCGTCAAGTTGTGAAGCAGGTATTACGGGAAGCGGGAATGAGCATGAACGAGATCCGCCTTATTTTTTGCTCCAATCTGGGTCTGAACACCTGGAGTACGCTTGCCCGGGCGATCGGTTGTCCCCTGGATAAATTTTATGCCGGGGCACTTGGACATGCGGGCCATCTTCATAATACGGACATTCTGCTCAACGTGAACGAGGCGATCAGGAACGGTTCCTTGAACAAAGGCGACTTCTATTTGACGGTAACCGTAGGCTTCGGAGGCTATTACGGCTGTGCCTTGCACAAATATGAGTAATAGAGAATGAGGGTGCTAGGATTACGATGAAGACGGAATTAACGTTTAATGTTCTCTATTCGGGTACAAGGTCAGGCGGTGAAAATCAATCGTTGGTAGACATAGCCATCGCTCAAATGGAAGCGAACAGACAATGGCTGACAGACCTGGATGTGCTGGTCCTTTGCCATCACGCGAATACTTCCCATGCCGAGCGAAACTGCGCCAAAATCAGAAGAGCGCTTGATCTGCTCGACACGCTGCCCTTGACACTGGGTCATTCCGGAAGCCAGGCATTCTCCCATGCGCTGTCGCTGCTGGAATGGCTAATGTCCGGCGGGGAATATCGAAGGGCAGTTTGCATACTGGCGGATGAAGAGTTTGGCCAGAACGGCTTGCCGCTGCCGGTTCAAGAGAATCCGCTGTCCATCATTGAGATTATGCCCTTATGAAATGAGGATGGAGTATGACCGAAGGGAAGCGGCTGCCGACTAGTTGCCCGCAGCCGCATTTTTCAAATAAGAATCAATGACTTTAATGGCTTTTTCAGGCCCGCCGCACTCTTGGAAACTATCATTGATTTTTTGTATCGCCTCTTTATACGTACTATTAGAAAGGACCTCATTTACGGCATCCTTTAAAGCGTGCGCGTCGATATGATCTTTGGATAATCTGAAACCAGCTCCAAGCTCAGTCAATCGCTGGGCAACCATTGGTTGATCCTTGTCATGGGGGATGACGACTAAGGGTACATTATAATGAATAGCTTCATTAACGCTGTTCATTCCACCATGTGTAATAATAACGTCAGATAGGTTTAACACATCCAATTGAGGTACATATGGAGAAATAATAAAATTTTCAGGCGGCTGCTTGATTTTGGAAAAATCAGCTTTTTCTCCGGCTGCGATTACAACTTTCCCCTCAAAATCAGAAAACGCATCAATACAAGTATTGAAAAATGGTTCGACCTGATCCAAAACGGTTCCCATAGAAATATAAAGCACCTTGTGATCTTTTAACGCTTCGAGAGAGAAGTGATTCGTTGTTTTCCTTTGTGGAAAGCTTGGACCGATAAAAACATATTCCTCCCCGAAAAGGTTACTGTCAGGCTGGAAATATCGGCTTGTGTATACAATATTTATTTCACCGGAATTATTCATGAACTGAAGCATATTCTTGGGCAAAACACCATATTCCGCCTTCATTTGATCAAGTAATTGTTCAGCATTCTCGTCAGGCTGGAACGAATCCGGGCCAAGCATATGGTTGAATTCTTTCTCGGGCATTAAAAATGATGCGGATGAAGAGACACTTGGAATATGTAAATAATCCCTCACCAACTCCCCAGCACCAAATTTATCATAAATAACAAAGTCGAAGTTAGTAGTTTCCGATAACTTCTTGGTGATTTCAAGTATATCAAGTGATGTTTGAATATGGATGTTTATAAAAGTGTTCAATCCGGAAGCAGTAAAAGGATCAATGGATGCTTTTCTAAGCAAATCAGAATGAAGATGTACGATCGCCCCAACTCCTTCCAGTCTTTCCTTGAACTTTTCAGTAGTAATATAGTGCACGTTGTCTCCCCGATCAGCAA includes these proteins:
- a CDS encoding macrolide family glycosyltransferase, translating into MNILMVNFPAEGHVNPTLGIVKAFADRGDNVHYITTEKFKERLEGVGAIVHLHSDLLRKASIDPFTASGLNTFINIHIQTSLDILEITKKLSETTNFDFVIYDKFGAGELVRDYLHIPSVSSSASFLMPEKEFNHMLGPDSFQPDENAEQLLDQMKAEYGVLPKNMLQFMNNSGEINIVYTSRYFQPDSNLFGEEYVFIGPSFPQRKTTNHFSLEALKDHKVLYISMGTVLDQVEPFFNTCIDAFSDFEGKVVIAAGEKADFSKIKQPPENFIISPYVPQLDVLNLSDVIITHGGMNSVNEAIHYNVPLVVIPHDKDQPMVAQRLTELGAGFRLSKDHIDAHALKDAVNEVLSNSTYKEAIQKINDSFQECGGPEKAIKVIDSYLKNAAAGN
- a CDS encoding class I SAM-dependent methyltransferase; this translates as MNTTWPLSGITLVCTECKNALHEADGHLVCGTCGLEYARENGVASMLIDRPVAEKLAEGAARKEAIIGMFDSINRSLEEKRLSRFSTFINWGYAAPENEPSGGLLGINQSSIRLLREIIGGLDISGRDILEIGCGRGGNVNELCKSYGAGSVVGIDLTPSNIYFCQGNNRYEQAYYCIGDAEQLPVRTESCDYVLNVESSHLYPHIELFFDETYRVLKPGGTFMYADIMSASDLPRYEAQWQKLGFRTAFIRDITGNILQSGDESLGSRRQALEGSFEGDKRVMEWLEAPGTQNHTDMIAGRRVFKIIHLVKDAVGIEGAASHG
- a CDS encoding 3-oxoacyl-[acyl-carrier-protein] synthase III C-terminal domain-containing protein, translating into MTASQLTLTDIHVYIPSFRPSIDQVIQEINEDGVSFRLSAAEYRDSGFEHVPVARDESLEHMIARVCAPILSQARREGIRLGAILFACVTSAGEQAQSLFSGLLREYGYGETPVIQPEEYGCATIHLSLNLAKAYLAAETDNNAAVLFVAADKAISSHHRSDSYMLYGDAASAALFRGSGTEGQRTLSTRLKVDGLVYDDCPERIKMYFSTFYLAVRQVVKQVLREAGMSMNEIRLIFCSNLGLNTWSTLARAIGCPLDKFYAGALGHAGHLHNTDILLNVNEAIRNGSLNKGDFYLTVTVGFGGYYGCALHKYE
- a CDS encoding class I SAM-dependent methyltransferase, with the protein product MSSAWPITGMNWACPRCKLTLKKKAASFDCTSCGASYPLQGGSIPHLLLESNAQEPVEHKVQKVAVKEMFTSFNQALEENGVSRFSTFINWGYAESSDENGGASSLPRGVNHQSLRLLQEILNGVDVQGKDVLEIACGRGGNVRALCKSYGPRTVAGLDLTEANIAFCAASNRYEQATFCVGDAEELPIPDACCDIVLNIESSDLYPRINRFYDEVFRVLKAGGVFVYADDLDANKFEEGERYLLELGFEVSLSRDISEHVLLASDLARGSRLAALGDTLGKESAVWETMGVPGTPIYDDMRAGKRRYKILHLAKKA